The genomic interval CTCAACAACTATTTTAGAAACAAGTATCAGATTTCTATCGGTACTGTGGAGCAGGATTTTAAATCAGGTAGTCCATTTTTTGAAGAATTCCTGTATTACAGATCAATATTTAATGACCAGTATATTAAAATACTTCAAAATAAAAGAAAGGGGATTCGCGCCTTTGCAGTCATATACTTAGGTTTCGGCGCTAATCCATTCCTCACTAAACTTATAGCATATTTTTTAGAAGAGGACTTTGCCAGGGAATATTTCCTGATTACAAGCGAAGAAACAATCCAGGGAGTTGCTGACGAGTTTGCGCGTAATAAACTCATCTTGATTATTGATGAAAATAAGTTATTTCTACCACAGGAATACTCCTCAATCCGGCAGTTAAATTACCAGGAACGGAAAAATATTTGCTGCGATAGACTGCTGAACAAAATTGAAGAAAAATACTATTTCGTCTTATAATACAATAGATAATGCATAATAGTTACTCATATTTCAATGCGTCAACCGCATTTGCCTTTGCAACTTTAAAACTTTGCAAACTTACCGTCAGCAAAGCGATACCCAGCGATAATATTGCAGCAATAATAAAAGGCCATGCAACTATTGAAATCTTGTAATCATAGTTTTTCAGCCAATTGTTCGCAAAAATAAAAGCGACCGGAAAAGCAATGATGTTCGAGATAATAACCAATTTGATAAAATCTTTATTTAATAAAATCAGGATACTTTTCAGATCAGCACCCAGAACCTTTCTGATGCTGATCTCTTTTTTGCGCTGTTCAGCCATGTATAAAGCCAGCCCTAATAAACCCAGGCAGGAAATAAAAATAGCAAATCCACCAAATAAATTTGACAATACACTCAAAAGCTGTTCACTTTTCAACTTATTTTTCAAATCCTGAGCAATAAACGTCAGTGCTGACGGATAAGCAGGATTAAGCCGTTGACTGATCTGTTTAATAGTACCTACAGCAGCACTTAAATTCATCGTTGGATTAATGCTCAGGATTAAAGTATTACTTTTCTTCACATTGTAGTAAAAGAAGGTAGGAACAGCCTTTCCTCCTATCGTTTCATTGGAATAATTTTTAACAACTCCAACAATAGTTAAAGGTGGATTATCTCCCCAATGGACTATTTTTCCTACTGGAGATTTGATACCCATTTTTTCTACTAATGCCTCATTGACTAAAACGGAAGTCGATGTGTCAGCTACAAATTCAGAAGAGAAATCTCTTCCCTCGGTTATCTTTGCCCCTATAGTTGTACTAAAATTATAGCCAACACTTCTGTAACTTATTATGGACTGATCATTCGCAGCCTTTCCAGGCCAGCTGAAGTTACCCGTAATAGAACCATCACTCGTGAAAGATTGTGCAAATTCCGTTGCAGCAATGACAGCACCCGATTTTTTCAATTCAGCTTTAAACAATTGTAGTTTTTCCGGTTTTCTCCACTCGCCCTCTAAATTAAGCTCAACCAGGTTATTTTGAGAAAACCCAAGCGGTTTATTTCGCATAAACTGAATTTGAGAATAGATAATGATAGCGCAGATAATCATACAAATTGAAAGACTGAACTGAAGCACTACCAGAATCTTGCGAATTGGTAAAGAAGATTTTCCAACGCCTGTTAAGCCTTTTAAAACTTTTATGGGTGTGAATGAAGACAAATAAAATGCTGGATAACTTCCGGCAAGCAGACCAGTTATCAAAACTAATATACCTAAAGTAAGCCAGAAAGGATAAGCACCATAGCTAATCTTCATGGAAATGCCAAGCAGGTTATTAAAATAGGGTAAGCACAATTCCAGCACACCAAAAGCAACTATTGCAGCAATTAGTGAAAACAGCATAGATTCAATAAAAAACTGTCCCATCAAACTGCTCCTGGTAGAACCCAATGCTTTTCGGACACCTACTTCTCTCGCCCTTTTCTCCGACCGGGCAGTTGACAAGTTCATATAATTGATACTTGCAATCAACAATACACAAAAAGCCAGAAAAGAGAATAATTTTACCTGGTCTATTCTGCCTCCGGAAGCTTTACCATTTGTAAATTCATTATAAAGATGATATTTAGCGAATGGAAATAGAAAAGCTTCCAATTGCGTTTTCGGATCATTTGCCCTGATCAATTTTCTCATTCCTGCATCTGCCGCCTCAAATTGATTTTTATCTTTTAATTTAATCAGCGTGGCACAAGTAATAGACCCCCAGCTATTATTCTTATTGTCAGGGTGCTCCTGTTCGAAAAAATCCCAGCTTAATAACGCATCATATTGAAAGCTTTGATTTTCTGGCAAATCCTCAATTACTGCCGATACATTCAGCAGTTTTCTGTTATCATATTTAATGGTTTGCCCAACTGGATTATTTTTGCCAAATAATTTGCGTGCAGTTGAGGCAGTAATGACTACGGATTCTGGCGTATGAAATGCAGTAGCAGCATTACCATAAATGAACTTTTGCTCAAAGATCTTCAGAAAAGAGGGGTCTACAGAACGTGCGTCCAGCTTATAATTTTCCCGATCATGACTAAAAAGCTTATTGTAGTCACCTCCAAGATTCATCCGGCTTACCACTTCTACTCCAGGTAAAGTCTCTAAGGCACCACCAGCAAGTTTGTCTGGTGAGGCAACAGAAGTAGCCAGTCCTTCATTAATATTTATATTTACCCGGGTAATATAAATACGGTCAATCGCTTCAAACTGTTTATCATAACCCCATTCATAGCTTACATAAAGTAGCAGTAGTAAACAGCAAGCCATACCAATGGCCAGTCCGCCAATGTTCATTAAGGAGAAACCCTTGTTCTTTTGAATGTTACGTAAGGCAATTTTGAAGTTGATGAAAAACATAGCGTTGATTTTTCCGGATGAAGTCCAATTGTGTGCCAGAGCAAAAATATCAAATAAAATGCGCTGAAAGCTTATTCAAAGCTATATTTATAATGACTACGTTCATTATCGGACAATCTATGTACACAACCGAACAGGAGTTGGAATTTTCAGAATGAACCCACTTAGCTGTAAAATAATAAAGTAACTATTATAAAATAGTATAATTCTGGTATATTTGCCACAATTATGGGTTACGCAAAAGAAAGAGGAAAGCTTGAGAAGCTATTAACAAGAATCGTTGGTTTAACTACTTATGAGGAGAAAAGTTTAGCTAATCTCGTTGACAGCCATGAAAAATATTCACATACTGTCAGGATATTAAAAAACAAAGAACCTGATACATTCGGTGATTTATACAAAAATGAATTACAAGAAGTAAAAGAAAGTAGAAAAGCAGTTAAGGAAAGTGATTCAGATGAAGCACGTCAGCATAACTTTATCGCCTATAAAGATTCAATCGTAAAGGCTTTAGAGAAAACTATCAAAACTACATTGGAGACTTTGTAATCAAATAAAAAAAAGCCGTATTCCTAAAGTTTACGGCTTCTTCATTTTTATACTATCAGCTTAAAGACACTCGTCATTAAGCCATCTTCCTCAATCTCATTGCTGACTTCTATTTTTTTCATCAGGTCATCAATAAAACAATCCTGTTCCATTACTGGTGAATTAAGATTAAAAGAAGACTGGCCAGCACCCCTGCTCAGTATGAATAAAATTTAGCGTTTTTTATCGTATTTATAGCGTGATTACAAGTCAGAGAATTTCATATATTGCTGCTGGTAAACCAAATACGACTATATATGACTCAATACCGAGTAAAAATCATCACGCTGACTTTTCTAATTTTATCATTTAATGGCTTTGCGCAGCAGCAAAACGATTCAGTAAAAGTAATTAAGGCTGGCCACCTGATTGATGTAGAAAGAGGAACAACACTAACCAATCAGTTGATTTTAATTGACCATGACACCATAAAAAGCATTGGCCCGGACCTGACTATACCAGTCGGAGCAAAAATCATAGACCTCAGCAATGCAACAGTCCTGCCTGGATTGATTGATTGTCATACTCACCTGACCTTTCAGCCCGGAGAAAATTATTACGAAGACATTTTCAGGCGGACACCAGCAGACCTTGCTATGATTGCCCCTATTTACGCAAAACGCACATTAGAGGCCGGGTTTACAACCTGCAGAGACGTAGGAGCTTCAGCATTTATTGACGTCTCTCTGAGAAATGCAATCAACCGCGGTGATATACCCGGTCCCAGACTACTGGTTGCCACACTATTTATTGGCAGTACCGGTAGCCATGGTGACCTGAATGGATTTTCGCCTTATTTAGACTGGGTAGGCCCAAAACAAATGACTGGCGTGGCCAATGGTGTAGAAGGTGTACGTGCGCAAGTCCGTTACAATATAAAATACGGTGCCGAAGTGATCAAATTTGGCGCAAGTGCAGGCGTACTCACAGAAGAAGTGAGTGTAGGCGCCCCTCAATTCTCACAGGAAGAAATGAATGCAATTGTTCAGGAAGCCCATTTATGGGGACTGAAAGCCTGTGCCCATGCCCATGGTACAGTAGCGATAAAAATGGCCGTTAAAGCTGGTGTAGCTTCCATAGAACATGGCAGTTTTCTTGATGATGAAGCCATACAACTAATGAAAACACACGGCACTTATCTGGTCGCAGATATTTATAATGACGATTATATACTGAGTGATTATGCAAAACACGGCACCCCGGAAATCATTATTAACAAAGAAAAGCTGGTAGGCAAAGAGCAACGGTTAAGTTTTCAGCGCGCAGTTAAATCAGGTGTAAAAATAGCCTTTGGTACAGATGCCGGTGTCTATCCGCACGGCTGGAACGGCAAACAGTTTAAATATATGGTAAAATTCGGGCTAACCCCGATGCAGGCTATACAAGCCGCTACCATCAATGCAGCAGATTTGCTGGGATGGAAAAATAAAGTCGGCTCCCTGAAAAAGGGCAAATACGCCGACTTGATTGCATTAAATGATGATCCGCTTCAGGACGTCACCCTACTGGAACAAATCCCATTCGTGATGAAAGGCGGAACTATTTATAAAAATGACCTAAAAAAATAAAGCAGAGACACAACTTATGCTGACTAAATTGGTTTTCAATTCGCACAAAACTTTCCTGTGTTTGTTATTGGTTGTTTTTAGCACGTATAAAGCACATTCACAACCTGAATCTTCTGGCCAGATGGCCACATTGGAAATGGGATTTCATCAAATTCCGGACAGTATTCAGACCAGTGTTTACTGGTATTGGGTATCCGGAAATATTTCCAAAGCAGGCGTCATCAAAGATCTTGAAGCCATGAAGCAGGTGGGAATTAACCGTGCATTTATTGCGAATGTTACCTGGGGTGAAAAAAATGCGGGGCCAATAAAACTGTTTACAACCGCATGGTGGGATGTTCTCCATACCGCATTAAAAACAGCGACCAGACTGGGCATCGAAATAGGTATATTTAATTGCCCGGGATGGAGCCAGTCGGGAGGGCCATGGGTTAAACCAGAACAATCTATGCGCTATCTGAATGCCTCAGAGGTTGCGATTACAGGCCCGATATTAACCCATCAAAAACTTGAACAGCCTAGTCCTGTTTTCCAGGATGTGAAAGTGATTGCTTATCCCGCTCCTAAAGATTATGGTACAGACATTCGGGATTTGAAACCTCAGCTTAGCTCCATCCCCTCGCTGAAAGACCTGAATAATTTAACAGACTATAACCCAAAAACCATTCTTCCTCTTCCTTCTGCAAAACCCTTTTTACTGGATTTTTCTATGGAAAAACCATATACAGCCCGCAGCCTTGTCATTTATACAGCACAGACACGTACCCGTCTAGAAGGAGATATACAGGTAAAGATTAACCATACTTACCAAACCATTAAACATTTTACCATAGACCGTACCAATCCGAATTTAAAGAATGGCTTCATCCCTTATGGCCCTGCAGCTATTTCAATTCCTGTGACTACTGCCAAAGATTTCCGGTTGATATTTACAGCTTACTCAGCAAATAGTGGAATTGCAGAAATTAAGTTCTCGTCTGTACCTTCAGTAGAAGACTACCAGGAGAAAACACTGGCAAAAATGTGGCCTGATGGTTATGTATACTGGCCCGCCTATCAATGGTCATCACAACCAGTCATTAAAGACAAAGCCTATATAATTGATCCTGATAAAGTTTTAGATATTTCAAAGTATATGCTGGCTGATGGCACGCTGAACTGGCAGGTACCAGCAGGAAAATGGATTATTGAACGGATTGGAATGACGCCTACACAAGTTCAAAATGCACATGCCAGTCCCGAAGGAACAGGACTTGAAACTGATAAAATGAGTAAAATTCATATTGCTGCTCACTTTGATGCGTTTTTAGGAGAAATCATACGCCGTATTCCCGCAAAAGACCGAAAAACCTGGAAAATAGTAGTTGGAGACAGCTATGAAACCGGCAGCCAGAATTGGAGCGATCAGTTTATCGCGGAATTTAAATTGACTTATGGTTATGATCCGCTCCCCTATCTTCCGGTATTCAGGGGGAAGGTTGTGGGCAGTGCAGATTATTCAGACCGTTTTCTATGGGATGTCAGACGTCTTGTAGCCGATAAAGTCGCTTATAATTACGTAGGTGGACTTAGAGAAGTCAGCTATCAGAATGGATTAACTACCTGGCTGGAGAATTACGGCCATTATGGTTTTCCCGGAGAATTTTTACAATACGGCGGGCAATCTGATGAAGTTAGTGGTGAATTCTGGAATGAAGGCATTAAAGGTATCATAGAAAACAGGGCCGCTTCATCCTGTGCACATATTTATGGAAAAACAAAAGTTTCTGCCGAATCTTTTACCACAACAGATAATTATTTCATGAATTATCCGGCCACTTTAAAACAGCGGGCCGACCGTTCTTTTACCGAAGGTATCAACAATACCCTGCTTCACGTTTATATCCAGCAGCCGGATGATGATAAAATTCCAGGAATAAATGCTTATTTCGGGACAGAATTTAACCGCAAAAATACTTGGTTTTATGAGATGGATGATTTCTTGAAATATATCAAAAGATGTAATCTGCTATTGCAGCAGGGAAAGTATGTCGCAGACGTGGCTTATTTTATCAGTGAAGATGCACCAAAGATGACCGGATTACAAGAACCAGTTCTTCCACCCGGTTATGCCTTTGATTATATCAATGGAGAGGTGATTAAAACCAGGCTAACGGTAAAAGAAGGTAATCTTGTTTTACCAGATGGAATGCAATACCGGCTCCTGGTTTTACCAAAATTGGAAAGCATGCGCCCGGAATTACTGATAAAGCTTAAAGAGCTGGTGAGCAGAGGTGCGGTAATTTCAGGCCCCAGACCATCCAGGTCACCAAGTTTGCAAAACCCTGGAAAAGCAGATCTGGAGATTCAGCAATTAACTGCTGAACTTTGGGGAAACATCAATGGTTCCACCATTAAAGTTAATCATTACGGCAAAGGAATGGTAATTGACGGAATGAACCTGGAAGATGCTTTAAAATTGTTAAACACTATTCCTGATTTTAAAACAGCGATCAATGATTCTGTACTTTTTATACACAGGACATTAAAGGATGGCTCA from Pedobacter sp. WC2423 carries:
- a CDS encoding glycosyl hydrolase; the protein is MLTKLVFNSHKTFLCLLLVVFSTYKAHSQPESSGQMATLEMGFHQIPDSIQTSVYWYWVSGNISKAGVIKDLEAMKQVGINRAFIANVTWGEKNAGPIKLFTTAWWDVLHTALKTATRLGIEIGIFNCPGWSQSGGPWVKPEQSMRYLNASEVAITGPILTHQKLEQPSPVFQDVKVIAYPAPKDYGTDIRDLKPQLSSIPSLKDLNNLTDYNPKTILPLPSAKPFLLDFSMEKPYTARSLVIYTAQTRTRLEGDIQVKINHTYQTIKHFTIDRTNPNLKNGFIPYGPAAISIPVTTAKDFRLIFTAYSANSGIAEIKFSSVPSVEDYQEKTLAKMWPDGYVYWPAYQWSSQPVIKDKAYIIDPDKVLDISKYMLADGTLNWQVPAGKWIIERIGMTPTQVQNAHASPEGTGLETDKMSKIHIAAHFDAFLGEIIRRIPAKDRKTWKIVVGDSYETGSQNWSDQFIAEFKLTYGYDPLPYLPVFRGKVVGSADYSDRFLWDVRRLVADKVAYNYVGGLREVSYQNGLTTWLENYGHYGFPGEFLQYGGQSDEVSGEFWNEGIKGIIENRAASSCAHIYGKTKVSAESFTTTDNYFMNYPATLKQRADRSFTEGINNTLLHVYIQQPDDDKIPGINAYFGTEFNRKNTWFYEMDDFLKYIKRCNLLLQQGKYVADVAYFISEDAPKMTGLQEPVLPPGYAFDYINGEVIKTRLTVKEGNLVLPDGMQYRLLVLPKLESMRPELLIKLKELVSRGAVISGPRPSRSPSLQNPGKADLEIQQLTAELWGNINGSTIKVNHYGKGMVIDGMNLEDALKLLNTIPDFKTAINDSVLFIHRTLKDGSIYFLSNQKNKSIQFNPEFRVSGKTPELWDATTGKIRDLPEYTQTAESTSVPIKLAPYESAFIIFRKDGNTKKNNYFNYPGPFRSIPVTGPWLVNFDANLHGPSQPVVFKQLEDWTQNKDALIKYYSGPAYYHHTFKLSKVKNEERVLLDLGNVIAIAKVKVNGIAVGGLWTAPYKIDITKALKPGINELEIKVVNNWINRLIGDHQLPENERTTSTYYDWYDATVKLQPSGLKGPVKLEIVK
- a CDS encoding ABC transporter permease, with amino-acid sequence MFFINFKIALRNIQKNKGFSLMNIGGLAIGMACCLLLLLYVSYEWGYDKQFEAIDRIYITRVNININEGLATSVASPDKLAGGALETLPGVEVVSRMNLGGDYNKLFSHDRENYKLDARSVDPSFLKIFEQKFIYGNAATAFHTPESVVITASTARKLFGKNNPVGQTIKYDNRKLLNVSAVIEDLPENQSFQYDALLSWDFFEQEHPDNKNNSWGSITCATLIKLKDKNQFEAADAGMRKLIRANDPKTQLEAFLFPFAKYHLYNEFTNGKASGGRIDQVKLFSFLAFCVLLIASINYMNLSTARSEKRAREVGVRKALGSTRSSLMGQFFIESMLFSLIAAIVAFGVLELCLPYFNNLLGISMKISYGAYPFWLTLGILVLITGLLAGSYPAFYLSSFTPIKVLKGLTGVGKSSLPIRKILVVLQFSLSICMIICAIIIYSQIQFMRNKPLGFSQNNLVELNLEGEWRKPEKLQLFKAELKKSGAVIAATEFAQSFTSDGSITGNFSWPGKAANDQSIISYRSVGYNFSTTIGAKITEGRDFSSEFVADTSTSVLVNEALVEKMGIKSPVGKIVHWGDNPPLTIVGVVKNYSNETIGGKAVPTFFYYNVKKSNTLILSINPTMNLSAAVGTIKQISQRLNPAYPSALTFIAQDLKNKLKSEQLLSVLSNLFGGFAIFISCLGLLGLALYMAEQRKKEISIRKVLGADLKSILILLNKDFIKLVIISNIIAFPVAFIFANNWLKNYDYKISIVAWPFIIAAILSLGIALLTVSLQSFKVAKANAVDALKYE
- a CDS encoding amidohydrolase family protein; translation: MTQYRVKIITLTFLILSFNGFAQQQNDSVKVIKAGHLIDVERGTTLTNQLILIDHDTIKSIGPDLTIPVGAKIIDLSNATVLPGLIDCHTHLTFQPGENYYEDIFRRTPADLAMIAPIYAKRTLEAGFTTCRDVGASAFIDVSLRNAINRGDIPGPRLLVATLFIGSTGSHGDLNGFSPYLDWVGPKQMTGVANGVEGVRAQVRYNIKYGAEVIKFGASAGVLTEEVSVGAPQFSQEEMNAIVQEAHLWGLKACAHAHGTVAIKMAVKAGVASIEHGSFLDDEAIQLMKTHGTYLVADIYNDDYILSDYAKHGTPEIIINKEKLVGKEQRLSFQRAVKSGVKIAFGTDAGVYPHGWNGKQFKYMVKFGLTPMQAIQAATINAADLLGWKNKVGSLKKGKYADLIALNDDPLQDVTLLEQIPFVMKGGTIYKNDLKK